In Pikeienuella piscinae, the sequence CGTGGCTGGACGCCGGATCAGCGGGCGCTGCATCTGAAGATCAGGAAAGCCTGCGAGGCGCGCGTCAAGCTGAAGATCGATTATCGCGACGAGACGGGCGCGCCGACCGGGCGCGTGGTCCACCCCTATCTGCTTGTGCGCTGGCGCGCGGTCTGGACGCTGGTGGCGTGGTGCGAGCTTCGCGCCGCCGAACGGCATTTCCGCATCGACCGGATCGAGCGCGCCGAGCGTCTCGACGAAGGATTCGCCGACCCGCCGCCAGCGCTCCGCGCGGAGCTCCGCGCGTGGGCCGATGGTAGCGAGCCGGATGGCCGCCGCGCGCGCGTCAGCTGACCGCGCCGTCGCCGCGGCGCACACCGGCCTTCAGCGCCGCAGCGAGGTGGTGGAATTTCTCGCCCTGCACGGCGACATGGGTCCTGAGCGCATCACCCGCGCGCGCCTCGTCCGCCGCGCGAAGCGCCGCGACGATCTCCTCATGCTCGGCCATGGATTGCGCGATCCTGCCCTTCAGATAGAGTTGCATCCGCCGATAGGGGCGGAGCCGGCGATGCAGGCGCGCGGCTTCGCCGGCGAGGAAGCCGTTGCCCGATTCGTTGTAGATGGCGTGGTGAAAGATCTCGTTCGCGCGGTAATAGCCATCGATATCCTCCGCCGCCATCGCGGCGCGGCATGCGCTGTTCGCCGCGTCGAGCTCCTTGAGGCGCGCCGGCGCGATCCGCCGCGCCGCGAGCCGGCCGCAGACCGACTCCAGTTCCGCCATCACTTCGAACATTTCCAGAAGCTCCACCGGTCCCGGCTGCTGGATAAAAACCCCGCGCCGAGGCAGTTGCTCGATCAAGCCGGAGGCCGCGAGGCGCTGGAACGCTTCGCGCACCGGGGTGCGCGAGACGCCGAACCGTTCGGCCAGCGCGACCTCGCTCAGCCGCTCGCCATCCGCGAATTCCCCGGTGACGATCATCTGTTCCAATGCGTCGGCGATGCTGTCGGCCGCCCTGGCGTCCATGTTGTCCTCTGAATGCAAAGCCGGATGAACTGTATACAAAATTATTGACACTGGATGCAACGACGAAGATCATCGCGCGATCAAATTCCGGGGAATCGCACCCGGAACACAACCGGGAGAGAAACATGAAACTGAGCACCTCACTCATGGCCGCCGCCGCGCTGGCGCTCGCCGCGGGCGCTGCGGGGGCGACCGAGCTTCGTCTCAGCCATCAATGGTCGACCAGCGATGTCCGCCACAAGGTCGCGCAGATGGTCGCCGACGAGGTCGCTGCCGCCGATGTCGATCTGGAGATCAAGATTTTCCCGTCGGGATCGCTCTTCAAGGCGCGCGAGCAGTACAACCCGCTCACCCGCGGCCAACTCGACATGACCGTCTTTCCGCTGTCCTATGCGGGCGGTCAGCAGCCGGCCTATAACCTGACACTGATGCCGGGCCTGGTGAAAAACCACGATCACGCCGCGCGCATGAACACAAGCCCGTTCATGGAGGCGATCGAGGCGATCCAGGCCGAAGACGACGTG encodes:
- a CDS encoding GntR family transcriptional regulator yields the protein MDARAADSIADALEQMIVTGEFADGERLSEVALAERFGVSRTPVREAFQRLAASGLIEQLPRRGVFIQQPGPVELLEMFEVMAELESVCGRLAARRIAPARLKELDAANSACRAAMAAEDIDGYYRANEIFHHAIYNESGNGFLAGEAARLHRRLRPYRRMQLYLKGRIAQSMAEHEEIVAALRAADEARAGDALRTHVAVQGEKFHHLAAALKAGVRRGDGAVS